The following are from one region of the Candidatus Neomarinimicrobiota bacterium genome:
- a CDS encoding class I SAM-dependent methyltransferase — MRFKQWEMDRIADYIQKHANGGPILDVGCSTGHMIEVLSNRFGAHRVHGADIHLDSVKRNRRVFDQNEFHHIQNGFFNENAGRFNAVTLMHVLEHVDHPIQTLKEVKTLLSDDGILAVSVPMERVRGDAALFENMLNMGRGKFVNVHVRKYNYNRLVNEVKEAGLDILDYRFNHSFIPESNRKRFANHSLILYTKNSQ; from the coding sequence ATGCGTTTCAAACAATGGGAAATGGATCGCATTGCAGATTACATCCAGAAGCACGCCAACGGCGGACCAATCTTGGATGTGGGTTGTTCTACCGGACATATGATTGAAGTATTATCGAATCGGTTCGGTGCCCACCGTGTCCATGGGGCAGATATTCATTTAGATTCAGTTAAACGTAATCGTCGTGTTTTTGATCAAAATGAATTTCACCACATTCAAAATGGTTTTTTTAATGAAAATGCCGGTCGTTTTAATGCAGTGACACTTATGCATGTTTTGGAACATGTGGATCATCCAATCCAAACACTAAAAGAAGTTAAAACACTTTTATCCGATGATGGTATTTTAGCAGTGAGTGTACCCATGGAAAGGGTCAGGGGAGATGCAGCTTTATTTGAAAATATGCTGAATATGGGCCGCGGTAAATTTGTCAATGTTCATGTTCGGAAATACAACTATAATCGATTAGTGAATGAAGTAAAAGAGGCTGGCCTCGACATTTTAGATTATCGCTTTAATCACTCATTTATTCCAGAATCGAATCGGAAAAGATTCGCCAACCATAGTTTAATTTTATATACAAAAAATTCCCAATAA